The genome window GTTTTCACCAGCGTTACGGACCGGTAACCCAGCCCCATCAGCGCCATGTTCTTCTGCACAGAGAAGTGAGCATTTTCAGAGCAAAACACTTTGATTTTGCTGAGATCGCCGGTCAGACCGTCCAGCTGAACGGAGTGACCCTGGCGAGCGAAAAAGGCATCGCGCGCCAGCATCAGGCCCATCAGGTTGCTTTGCGTACCGCCGCTGGTGAACACACCGGCATCGCCTGCCGGGTAACCGACCTGGTCACGCAGCCACTCGATCAGCTTCATCTCGATGATGGTCGCCGACGGGCTCTGGTCCCAGGAGTCCATGCTCTGGTTAGTGGCATTGATCAGCACTTCCGCAGCCTGACTAATCACCAGACTCGGACAATGCAGATGCGCCACACACTGCGGATGGTGTACGGACAGGCTGTCTTTGAGAAAATACTCAACGGCGCGCTCAATGGCGGCCTGGTTGCCCAGGCCCTGAGAATTAAACTCTAAATTGATACGCTCACGTAATTCCCCGACGGTTTTGCCCTGGTACATCTCAGGCTGCTTAAGCCATTGCACAACCGCTTTTGTGCTCTGTTCAATAGCTTCCTGATAGGCGGCAATACTTTGCGCGGAACCAGACAGAATCGGATTTAAATCAGACATTCTTTCATTTGCTCCGATTAAACAGGCTTCACGCCAGCGCCCTGCAGCGCGGTTTCAAACTTATCGAGGAAAATCTCCAGCTCGGCATTGCTGATAAGCAGCGACGGCAGCAGACGCAGTACGCAACCGCCACGGCCGCCGCGCTCGAGGATCAGGCCCGCTTCGAAACATTTCTTCTGCAACAGCGCGCTGAGTTCGCCGTCCGCCGGGTAGCAACCCATGTGATCCTGCGCTTCATGCGGTTTAACGATCTCGATACCAATCATTAAGCCCAGACCGCGTACGTGACCGATAACCGGGTAACGTTTTTGCATTTCAGCCAGTTTGCCTTTCAGCCACTCGCCCTTCTCAGCGACTTTATCGGCAATGCGCTCTTCTTTCAGGATCTTAAGCGTGGTGAGGCCGGTCGCCATCGCCAGCTGGTTGCCACGGAACGTACCGGTGTGATGACCAGGCGCCCAGGCGTCAAATTGTTTTTTAATGCCCAGCACAGCCAGCGGTAAACCGCCGCCTACCGCTTTAGACATCACGATGATGTCCGGTTCGATACCAGCATGTTCAAAGGCGAACAGCTTGCCGGTACGGGCAAAGCCCGCCTGTACTTCGTCAAGAATCAGCAGAATGCCGTGTTCCTGGGTTACTTTACGGATGCGCTGCAGCCACTCGACCGGTGCCGGGTTAACGCCACCTTCGCCCTGCACAGCTTCCAGGATAACGGCAGCAGGTTTACGCACGCCGCTTTCAACGTCGTTGATCAGGTTTTCAAAGTAGTAGGTCAGCGCTTTCACACCGGCTTCGCCACCGATGCCTAACGGGCAACGGTACTGGTGCGGGTAAGGCATAAACTGTACTTCCGGCATCATGCCGTTAACCGCTTCTTTCGGCGACAGGTTACCGGTCACCGAGAGCGCGCCATGCGTCATCCCGTGATAACCGCCGGAGAAGCTGATCACGCCAGAACGCCCGGTCACTTTTTTAGCCAGCTTCAGCGCCGCTTCAACGGCATCCGCGCCGGAAGGCCCGGTGAATTGCAGGCAATATTCTTTCCCCTGACCCGGCAACAAAGAGAGCAGATAAGCGGAGAACTCATCTTTTAATGGCGTGGTCAGATCAAGCGTATGTAACGGTAAGCCGCTGGTAATGACGCTTTGGATGCTTTGAATCACATCAGGATGATTATGGCCCAGCGCCAGCGTTCCTGCGCCCGCAAGACAGTCAAGATATTGTTTATTTTCAACATCGGTTAACCATACGCCCTGCGCTTTAGCAATTGCTAATGGCAATTTACGTGGATAGCTTCTGACATTGGATTCAAACTCAGCTTGTCTGGCTAAAAAGGTCTCATTGCTTTGCGGTAATGAATTAGCATTCAAAGAATCAATACGGACTTTATCCGTCATCATATCTCTCCTACAACCTGGGGTCGTTTTAACACCGGGTTGGTTAAAGGTTTAAGGGGGGTAAAAAAAACGCGGCTAATATATGTTTTTTCAGCAGCGTTCTCAATCTTATATTTTGTGTGGGCTTTTTATATCATTTGCTTTAAAAATCAATGACAAAGCTTATTTTTGAATAGGATCCGCTCAGTATAAATTGTAACCAGGTCTGTGTAAAACTATTATTGGCTGCATTGTATACAATGCCATATCTTTAACATTTATGGCCTTTTATGTTGCCATAATGTTATTAGCCGTTAATCCTGCCAACAGGGCGCAAAAAAAATAGTGATACTTTCCATCGACTTATCATAAATGTTAAGGAAAATATCGATTCAGCGGATTTATTGACTTACTATGCCCGCCTTAAAAATCCTAAAACGAAAAAAAGGAAATAACTATTTAACCATTAATGCGCATCATACCCGGTAACCCGTGAGTGGCAATACAGGTTATCGACAGCAGGAGCAGAATCCTGAGTTTTAAACAGAAATGTTCGCGGGCGGACATTTCGTAAGGCGAAGAGCACTTCCCTTATGCCGAGAATGAAAATTTTCATGCCATATGAATATGGCGCCCTGATATGAGATTGTTATGACTCGCATTTATCCACACATCATCGTTGCCAAATTTGGCGGAACCAGTGTTGCTGACTTTGACGCGATGAGCCGTAGCGCTACCCTCGTCCTTGCTAATAAAAACGTTCGTCTGGTTGTATTGTCTGCTTCTGCAGGCGTCACTAATTTGTTAGTTGAACTTGCTTCCGGTCTGGAAAGCAGCATTCGGCTGGACAAAATTGAAACCCTGCGCGCCCTGCAGTACAACATTATTTCACGCCTGAAACAGCCAGAAGCTGTTAGTCAGCAGATTGATCATCTGCTGGACAATATTAGCCGCCTGGCTGAAACAGCTGTCGATTCCCGTTCAGCCGCGCTGTGCGATGAGTTAGTTAGCCATGGGGAGCTGATGTCTTCCCTGTTGTTTGTGGAAGTATTGCGTGAACAGGGTGTGGAAACGCAATGGTTTGATGCCCGCAAAGTTATTCGCACCGATGATACGTTTGGCTGTGCAGCACCGGCGATAAACGCTATCGCAGATCTGTCAGAAAAACATTTACGCCCGCGTATTGAACAGGCGCTGGTTGTGACACAGGGCTTCATCGGCAGCGATACGGCAGAGCAAACCACTACGCTCGGTCGCGGCGGCAGTGATTATACCGCTTCCCTGCTGGCAGAGGCGCTACAGGCTTCACGTGTGGATATCTGGACCGATGTCGCTGGGATCTATACCACCGATCCCCGGATTGTCGCCGAGGCGAAACGTATTGATAACATCTCGTTCTCTGAAGCCAGCGAAATGGCGACCTTTGGTGCCAAAGTGCTGCATCCGGCAACGCTGCTGCCTGCAATACGCAAAAACATTCCGGTTTTTGTTGGTGCCAGCAACAATCCATCAGCGGGCGGAACGCTGGTTTGCCGCGACGTGCCGGAGCCGGCGCGTTATCGAGCTCTGGCCGTGCGCCGCCAGCAGACGCTTTTAAAATTATCCAGCATTAATGCGCAACCCACCCACCGCTTTTTAGCTGAAATATTTGGGATTTTGTCGCGTCACGACATAGCAACCGATCTGGTGACCATCTCAGAAAAAAGTATCGCGCTGATCCTCAATGCCACCAGTTCAACATCAGGTGAGGCGGATATGCTGCCTGCTGCGTTGCTTAGCGAGCTGTCGCCGCACTGCCATGTCGAAATCGAGACCGGTTTGGCGCTCGTCTCGCTGATTGGCAACGCACTCTCTCAGGCCACTGCGGTGTGCAAAGAGGTTTTTGCTGAACTGGAAAAACACCCGGTGCGCATGATATGCCACGGCGCGTCCAGCCATACTCTTTGTTTCCTGCTTCCGGCGGAATTTGCAGACAGCGCGGTCAAAGCGTTACACCGGGGTCTGTTAGAATAACGCTGCCCGACTCGCACAGAGCCCGTTAACGCGGGCAACATAGTGGGCGCATGGGGTGACACGGACCACCATGCGCCGCTAGTTCGATGAACTACTTTTGATTCAGTAACATATCGCGGTGCGAGAAATGTTTGCCTTGAGTACTCATCAGAAGCCAGGCATCGTTCAGCTAAGACAATGATACAGAAAACCAACGTTATCCAACAATCCCATCATTAACGAGGGATTCAGTTTTCCCTCTCCTCAATCCAGGCAACAAGCTCAGCGACCTGCGTATCAGAAAACACCGCGATACCATGCTCAATGAGTAGTGATGCCGCGACTCCCATACCTGACTTACGCTGACCGCTAAAAGAGCCGTCGTAGATAAACTGACTACCACATGTTGGGCTGCCGTCAGTTAATAACGCAGCAGTACAACCTGCCTCCTGTGCTGTGCGGAGAGCCAACCAGGCTGCAAGCTGATAATGCTCAGTCACATCCCGCCCTGTATCTTCTATTATTCTGGCTCGCTCTTGCATCACGTCTTTACCATCAGCAGAAACAATCTCTGCCGGGGGGCGTGGTATTGGCAACCCGGCAGCCAGTTCAGGGCAGTGGATCACCAGACGTTGCTCCTGTTGCCAGCGCACCAGCTGAGCAACCATTTGTGCTTTCTCACTTCCGTTATAGCGGACTTTGAAACCCATCAGGCAGGCGCTTACCAGGATTTTATTTATCATCGTTATCGTAAAATTAGGGCAAAAGAACGCGTGGATTATAAAGCCGAACGGCTATAGCTGCCCGGCTGTAAGCAATAGATTAGAGACCAAATACAGCCTCAATTTCAATCTTGAGATCAGGTGAAAAAAGACGGCTGACTTCAACAAGAGAACTGGCAGGTAAATGATCACCGTAATTTCGGTAGAGAACCTTACGCAGATCGTTAATTTCTTCAAAAGAAGTTATGAAAATGGTCACCTTAAGAAGCGCTGAAAAATCAGTGCCTTCTGCGCTGGCGATTTTTCTGATTTGGCTGAGGATTTCTTCAGCCTGTTCGGTAATATCTGCGTTTTGAGAGGCCGTGCCAAACGCAGTCAATCCCGAAATATAAAGCGTATTATCATGCTTTACTGAGTGGACGTAGGGCGATAATTACATCATGACCGGCAGATCCGGTTCCGCCTTTTTTCGGATCTGACCGGAAAAAGAGATAAGTAAGCATTACCACACATATCCATGTGCCTTACATCTGCATATGCCAGGTATATACATATCCTGGGTAACTACATATGCTGGGCATATACATAAGCAACACATCTGCCTATACTAAGCATATGCGCATACCCGGTACCCTGAACATCATTCCGGATATGCACCACACATCTATCTGCTCGGGAGAGAAAGTACATGAGAACCGTATCCATTTTCAAAAATGGCAACAACCGCGCCATCCGTCTGCCCCGAGATCTGGATTTTGAGGGAGTGAGCGAGCTGGAGATCGTCCGGGAAGGGGACAGCATCATCCTGCGTCCCGTCCGGCCGACCTGGGGCTCGTTCGCGCAGCTGGAAAAGGCCGATCCGGACTTTATGGCGGAGCGTGAGGACGTTGTCAGCGACGAAGGACGTTTTGATTTATGAACAAGATTTATATGCTCGATACCTGTATCTGCTCGTTCATTATGCGTGAGCAGCCGGAAGCCGTACTTAAGCGCCTGGAGCAGGCGGTGCTGCGCAGCCAGCGCATCGTGGTATCGGCCATTACCTACGCCGAAATGCGCTTCGGCGCCACTGGCCCGAAGGCCTCGCCACGCCACATCCAGTTGGTCGATGCATTCTGCGCCCGCCTCGATGCCATCCTGCCCTGGGACCGCGCTGCGGTGGACGCCACCACGGGCATCCGGGTCGCGCTGCGGCTGGCCGGTACGCCGATAGGCCCGAACGACACGGCGATTGCCGGGCATGCCATCGCCACCGGCGCCGTACTGGTCACGAATAATGTGCGGGAGTTTGCGCGGGTGCCGGGGCTGACACTGGAAGACTGGGTTCGCTGACGTTCGTTATCCGGGGTCATTGATTCTTTGAAACTTAGCTTTATCATTCGGCCATAATCGACAGTCAAATCTATAAAGAACTGCTGGCCAGGCCGCCTGAAGGCAGTCTGTTGAGACAGGAGGCATCGATAGTTTAGCTAAGTCTCAAGTTGAAGTCGGCCGATATTTATCATACTGAAGGAAACAGTGAGTGCGGGTATAAAAAAGGCGGCCATGGCCGCCACAAGTGAAAGGTAAAATATTGCAGGCACTTTAGCTCTTTCCTAACCAGCGTCCCGCTTTTGCTGAATAATGGCAATTTTTTCCTGCGGTGTACGACGTCGAAGCCGCTCAGGTCCTGATAACACTTCAACCATCTTATTATTCTGACTGGTGTTAAATATAGTTCCAAGACTACCTCTTATTTTAAGAGAGGCGAAGTGTCTGGTGATCTATGGGGCTAATCTAGATGCTGAGAACATCCTACACAGCGATCCGACAAACAACAAACCACCACGGAGTGTTAGGAATGCCAGACCATCAGATCATAACAATGAGCCTTCGATTACTGCAAGGGGTGTAGTGGTTTACTGAATTTGGCCACCTGAACAGAGGTGATATGCTCGCCTCAGAACAATACAGGTGCCCCAATGAAAAAAAGAAATTTCAGTGCAGAGTTCAAACGCGAATCAGCCCAGCTTGTCGTCGATCAGAATTACACCGTTGCTGAAGCGGCTGAAGCGATGGATATAGGGCTTTCTACCATGACGCGCTGGGTTAAACAGTTGCGTGATGAACGTCAGGGCAAAACGCCAAAAGCCTCGCCGATAACGCCGGAACAAATTGAAATTCGTGAGCTGAAGAAAAAACTTCAACGTATTGAAATGGAAAATGACATATTAAAAAAGGCTACCGCGCTCTTGATGTCAGACTCCCTGAACAGTTCTCGTTAATCGGGAAGCTCAGAGCGCGTTATCCCGTGGCGATACTGTGCCATGTGTTTGGGGTTCACCGTAGCAGCTACAAATACTGGAAAAGTCGTCCTGATGAACCGGATATCAGGCGGACAGCGTTGCGTAGCCAGGTGCAGGAGTTACACAGCATCAGTCATGGCTCAGCGGGCGCAAGAAGCATTGCCACTATGGCAACACTTAAAGGCTTCCGTATGGGGCGCTGGCTTGCTGGCAAACTCATGAAAGAGCTGGGACTTGTAAGCTGCCAGCAGCCAACACACCGGTATAAGCGCGGTGGACAGGAACACATCGCTATACCGAACCACCTTGATCGTCAGTTCGCGGTCATCGAGCCCAACCAGGTATGGTGCGGCGACGTGACTTATATCTGGACAGGAAAACGTTGGGCATATCTTGCTGTTGTTCTCGACCTGTTCGCCAGAAAACCCGTGGGCTGGGCAATGTCATTCTCACCGGACAGCAAACTCACTATGAAAGCGCTGGAAATGGCCTGGGAGCGTCGGGGAAAGCCAGGCGGAGTGATGTTCCATAGCGATCAACACAAGCCGGCAGTTCAGGCAGTTACTGTGGCGTTGCAGGATAAAGCAGAGCATGAGTCGGCGGGGAAATTGCTGGGATAACAGCCCAATGGAGCGGTTCTTCCGGAGCCTGAAAAATGAATGGATTCCCGTGATGGGATACATGAACTTCAGTGAAGCCTCTCATGCGATCACAGATTACATCGTGGGTTACTACAGCACGCTCAGGCCGCATGAATATAACGGTGGATTACCACCAAACGAATCGGAAAGTCGATACTGGAAAAACTCTAAAGCGGTGACCAGTTTTTGTTGACCACTACAAACACAGTGTTGCGCTTCGTGGCTGCTGCATTGTTGGCTTTTGACATAGTATCCCCTCCGCTGAATCTGCCAGCGCTCAACGTGTAAGTATCCCGCATAATCGTACCATTCACATTCAGAGATCATCCGGCATAATCAATCTGCCAACAAAGGAGATCGCTATGCGTAAAGCCCGTTTTACTGAGCATCAGATCATCGCCGTGATTAAGTCGGTTGAAGCCGGACGAACTGTTAAGGATGTTTGCCGGGAGGCCGGTATCTCTGAAACCACTTACTACAACTGGAAGTCTAAATACGGCGGCATGGAAGCATCTGATATTAAAAAGATAAAGGACCTTGAGGACGAAAACCGCCGTCTCAAACAGATGTTTGCCGA of Pantoea alhagi contains these proteins:
- a CDS encoding diaminobutyrate--2-oxoglutarate transaminase; protein product: MMTDKVRIDSLNANSLPQSNETFLARQAEFESNVRSYPRKLPLAIAKAQGVWLTDVENKQYLDCLAGAGTLALGHNHPDVIQSIQSVITSGLPLHTLDLTTPLKDEFSAYLLSLLPGQGKEYCLQFTGPSGADAVEAALKLAKKVTGRSGVISFSGGYHGMTHGALSVTGNLSPKEAVNGMMPEVQFMPYPHQYRCPLGIGGEAGVKALTYYFENLINDVESGVRKPAAVILEAVQGEGGVNPAPVEWLQRIRKVTQEHGILLILDEVQAGFARTGKLFAFEHAGIEPDIIVMSKAVGGGLPLAVLGIKKQFDAWAPGHHTGTFRGNQLAMATGLTTLKILKEERIADKVAEKGEWLKGKLAEMQKRYPVIGHVRGLGLMIGIEIVKPHEAQDHMGCYPADGELSALLQKKCFEAGLILERGGRGGCVLRLLPSLLISNAELEIFLDKFETALQGAGVKPV
- the lysC gene encoding lysine-sensitive aspartokinase 3, which gives rise to MTRIYPHIIVAKFGGTSVADFDAMSRSATLVLANKNVRLVVLSASAGVTNLLVELASGLESSIRLDKIETLRALQYNIISRLKQPEAVSQQIDHLLDNISRLAETAVDSRSAALCDELVSHGELMSSLLFVEVLREQGVETQWFDARKVIRTDDTFGCAAPAINAIADLSEKHLRPRIEQALVVTQGFIGSDTAEQTTTLGRGGSDYTASLLAEALQASRVDIWTDVAGIYTTDPRIVAEAKRIDNISFSEASEMATFGAKVLHPATLLPAIRKNIPVFVGASNNPSAGGTLVCRDVPEPARYRALAVRRQQTLLKLSSINAQPTHRFLAEIFGILSRHDIATDLVTISEKSIALILNATSSTSGEADMLPAALLSELSPHCHVEIETGLALVSLIGNALSQATAVCKEVFAELEKHPVRMICHGASSHTLCFLLPAEFADSAVKALHRGLLE
- a CDS encoding DUF523 domain-containing protein, producing the protein MINKILVSACLMGFKVRYNGSEKAQMVAQLVRWQQEQRLVIHCPELAAGLPIPRPPAEIVSADGKDVMQERARIIEDTGRDVTEHYQLAAWLALRTAQEAGCTAALLTDGSPTCGSQFIYDGSFSGQRKSGMGVAASLLIEHGIAVFSDTQVAELVAWIEEREN
- the vapB gene encoding type II toxin-antitoxin system VapB family antitoxin encodes the protein MRTVSIFKNGNNRAIRLPRDLDFEGVSELEIVREGDSIILRPVRPTWGSFAQLEKADPDFMAEREDVVSDEGRFDL
- a CDS encoding type II toxin-antitoxin system VapC family toxin yields the protein MNKIYMLDTCICSFIMREQPEAVLKRLEQAVLRSQRIVVSAITYAEMRFGATGPKASPRHIQLVDAFCARLDAILPWDRAAVDATTGIRVALRLAGTPIGPNDTAIAGHAIATGAVLVTNNVREFARVPGLTLEDWVR